A window from candidate division WOR-3 bacterium encodes these proteins:
- a CDS encoding PhoH family protein, protein MEKKEENLIKISVPFKGIDPIKLLGFQDEYLNYISRFFGSQIIARKDRIRILGPKEEVYKVRELFLNLMKHIKKNNFITKELINEEIKLVKGEKELTEEIKEKPKEKMKSDYAIATPKKIIVPQTKHQEEYLKAIDEAEVVICIGPAGTGKTYLAVAKAVSYLLNGKVARIILTRPAVEAGEQLGYLPGDFKEKVAPYLRPLYDALYDMIPIEKVKRMIEEEIIEIAPLAYMRGRTLSDAFIILDEGQNTTKTQMKMFLTRLGWNSKAVVTGDITQIDLSSKYTSGLIDCEKRLKNIEGIKIIYFDKEDVTRPAIVSQIIKAYEEEG, encoded by the coding sequence ATGGAAAAAAAGGAAGAAAATTTAATTAAAATTTCTGTCCCTTTTAAAGGAATTGACCCAATAAAACTTCTTGGTTTTCAAGATGAATATCTTAATTATATTTCTCGTTTTTTTGGTTCTCAAATTATTGCCCGAAAAGATCGAATAAGAATATTAGGACCAAAAGAGGAAGTTTATAAAGTTCGCGAATTATTTCTAAATTTAATGAAACATATTAAAAAAAATAATTTTATCACCAAAGAATTAATCAATGAAGAAATCAAATTGGTTAAAGGAGAAAAAGAATTAACTGAAGAAATCAAAGAGAAACCAAAAGAAAAAATGAAAAGCGATTATGCAATTGCCACTCCTAAAAAAATCATTGTTCCACAAACTAAACATCAAGAAGAATATTTGAAAGCCATTGACGAGGCTGAAGTAGTAATTTGTATTGGACCAGCCGGAACCGGTAAAACTTATTTAGCCGTCGCCAAAGCCGTATCTTATCTTTTGAATGGAAAAGTGGCAAGGATAATTTTAACTCGACCAGCGGTAGAAGCCGGCGAACAATTAGGTTATCTACCAGGTGATTTTAAAGAAAAAGTCGCCCCTTATCTAAGACCTCTTTACGATGCTCTTTATGACATGATACCTATTGAAAAAGTAAAAAGAATGATCGAAGAAGAAATCATTGAAATTGCTCCTTTGGCCTATATGCGAGGAAGAACTCTCTCAGATGCTTTTATCATATTAGATGAGGGACAAAACACCACCAAAACACAAATGAAAATGTTTCTCACTCGTTTAGGTTGGAATTCAAAAGCGGTAGTCACTGGTGATATTACTCAAATTGATCTAAGTTCTAAATATACTTCGGGACTTATTGATTGTGAAAAAAGATTAAAAAATATTGAAGGAATAAAAATTATTTATTTTGATAAAGAAGATGTTACCCGACCAGCAATTGTCTCCCAAATTATTAAAGCCTACGAAGAGGAAGGTTAA
- the ybeY gene encoding rRNA maturation RNase YbeY, with the protein MLPDQQLSPKLLKPTKRKVKVNIFGVKNPNLKKEINQIINRVLKEEKAKITELNVICCDDQYIKKLNKRFLKRNYPTDVLSFNFNGDFLGEIYVSKNQALKQAKKDKVKYSYRLKYLILHGLFHLLSYSHSQMEKLITKYL; encoded by the coding sequence ATGTTACCCGACCAGCAATTGTCTCCCAAATTATTAAAGCCTACGAAGAGGAAGGTTAAAGTAAATATTTTTGGTGTAAAAAATCCAAACTTAAAAAAAGAAATAAATCAAATAATTAATAGGGTTTTAAAAGAAGAAAAAGCAAAAATTACAGAATTGAATGTGATTTGCTGCGACGATCAATATATTAAGAAATTAAATAAGAGATTTTTAAAAAGAAATTATCCGACCGATGTCCTATCTTTTAATTTTAATGGTGATTTTTTGGGAGAAATCTATGTTTCTAAAAACCAAGCATTAAAACAAGCAAAGAAAGATAAAGTAAAATATAGTTATCGTTTGAAATATTTAATCCTTCACGGACTTTTTCATCTTTTGTCTTATTCTCACTCACAAATGGAAAAATTGATTACAAAATATTTATAA
- a CDS encoding hemolysin family protein — translation MVYLIITVLIMLLLSALFSASEIAYFSLTPKDFKKLKIEELKKNEHSFLLTILLANLLANISFASLTTLLSINLFFNKISYSLLLTLTSIIATIIILFFGEIIPKIYAHNFPLKIGGLILPYFKKISSFFHPLSQYFQRIFLFHFLPHGEPFPNKEELKALINFGVENKELTEEESEILYNLIELEERRVNEIMTPRNKIFALDKELSIKEALEKIKENPKSRIPIYQDNIDNIIGVVYLKDILELALSYHFEPPKEIKLEQIKKPISFVSEIQRLPIIFEELRKKGSHIALVIDEFGQISGLVTLEDFLEALFGEIKDEYDLQEELPYLKIDENSYLVSGEIDLVTINRLTNDALKDIDFPRLSAYLTEKLGRLPQVGDVVREKNLLFEIKEIKERKIEKVLLKIL, via the coding sequence ATGGTTTACCTGATAATAACCGTCCTTATCATGCTATTATTATCGGCTCTCTTCTCGGCATCAGAAATTGCTTATTTTTCTCTTACTCCCAAGGATTTTAAAAAGTTAAAAATAGAAGAACTTAAAAAAAATGAACATTCTTTTCTTTTGACTATTCTATTGGCTAACTTATTAGCCAATATTTCTTTTGCTTCATTAACGACTCTCTTAAGTATTAATCTTTTTTTTAACAAAATTTCTTATTCTCTTCTTTTAACTTTAACTTCGATAATTGCTACCATTATTATTCTTTTTTTTGGCGAAATCATCCCCAAAATTTATGCTCACAACTTCCCTCTTAAAATTGGTGGTTTAATTCTTCCCTATTTTAAAAAAATATCTTCTTTCTTTCATCCTTTAAGCCAATATTTTCAAAGAATATTTCTCTTCCATTTTCTTCCTCACGGTGAGCCTTTCCCTAATAAAGAAGAATTAAAAGCCCTGATTAATTTTGGTGTGGAAAATAAAGAACTCACTGAAGAAGAAAGCGAAATTCTTTATAACTTAATTGAATTAGAAGAAAGAAGAGTAAACGAAATTATGACTCCTCGCAATAAAATATTTGCTCTTGATAAAGAATTGTCAATAAAAGAAGCCCTAGAAAAAATTAAAGAAAATCCTAAATCAAGAATTCCTATTTATCAAGATAATATTGATAACATTATCGGCGTAGTATATTTAAAAGATATTTTAGAATTAGCCCTATCCTACCATTTTGAGCCTCCTAAGGAAATAAAGTTGGAACAGATCAAAAAACCAATAAGTTTTGTTTCGGAAATCCAAAGATTGCCAATAATTTTTGAGGAATTAAGAAAAAAAGGTTCTCACATTGCCTTAGTTATTGACGAATTTGGTCAAATTTCTGGATTAGTAACTTTAGAGGATTTTTTAGAGGCTCTTTTCGGAGAAATAAAAGATGAGTATGATTTACAAGAAGAATTACCTTATTTAAAAATAGACGAGAATAGTTATTTAGTTAGCGGAGAGATCGATTTGGTAACAATTAATCGACTAACTAATGACGCTTTAAAAGATATTGATTTTCCTCGTCTCTCGGCTTATCTTACTGAAAAATTAGGTAGGCTGCCCCAAGTAGGCGATGTTGTAAGAGAAAAGAATTTATTGTTTGAAATAAAAGAGATTAAAGAAAGAAAAATTGAAAAGGTTTTATTAAAAATTTTATAA
- a CDS encoding CNNM domain-containing protein, protein MEFLLATLFLLFQGILSGTETAIIRANWLRLKLKAKEKGISERKIKFLENKEENLIVTLIGTNLFVIFAASFYSSFFIHNFGKNFVSLSIIFSTVLSFFIGEFLPKAIAGSHPEIWLLIFSSFYRFFYFLFQIFGQPIYFLLKLIFLPLLKKKKSISLLRRDLLNYLREFKKSKFIAQQVLEAKNMKVKEIMIPIELAVALPIDSDLTKIADTIKKYRYSRYPIYQGTKNNLIKIITLKDLLFFPEIRYRLPLFVEENHNIIEVFSLMRKKGEHLAVVVDKNKKAVGIITLEDIIEEMVGEIRREG, encoded by the coding sequence ATGGAATTTTTATTAGCCACTCTCTTTCTATTATTTCAAGGAATTTTAAGCGGTACCGAAACAGCGATTATTCGCGCTAATTGGTTAAGATTAAAATTGAAAGCAAAAGAAAAGGGAATAAGCGAAAGAAAAATAAAATTTTTAGAAAATAAAGAAGAAAATTTAATTGTTACTTTAATTGGTACCAACCTTTTTGTTATTTTTGCTGCTTCTTTTTATTCTAGTTTCTTTATCCACAATTTTGGAAAAAATTTCGTCTCTCTTTCAATCATTTTTTCTACGGTTCTTTCCTTTTTTATTGGAGAATTTTTGCCTAAAGCCATCGCAGGTAGTCATCCAGAAATTTGGTTGTTAATTTTTTCCTCCTTCTATCGCTTTTTTTATTTTCTTTTTCAAATATTTGGTCAGCCAATTTACTTTTTGCTAAAACTCATTTTTTTACCCTTACTAAAAAAGAAAAAAAGTATCTCTCTTTTGCGAAGGGATTTATTAAACTATCTTCGAGAATTTAAAAAAAGTAAGTTTATTGCTCAACAGGTATTAGAAGCCAAAAACATGAAAGTTAAGGAAATAATGATACCTATCGAATTAGCCGTTGCCCTACCAATTGATAGTGATCTTACTAAAATTGCTGACACAATAAAAAAATATCGCTATTCCCGCTATCCAATATATCAAGGAACAAAAAATAATCTCATTAAAATAATCACTTTAAAGGATTTATTATTTTTTCCAGAAATTCGATATCGATTACCTCTATTTGTAGAAGAAAATCACAACATTATCGAAGTTTTTTCTCTAATGAGAAAAAAGGGAGAACATTTAGCAGTAGTGGTTGACAAAAACAAAAAAGCAGTGGGAATTATAACTTTGGAAGACATTATAGAAGAAATGGTTGGGGAAATCAGAAGAGAAGGTTAA